AATTATCAAATGCGAATTGAAATATTAGATATTGTCATAAATAAATTAAAAAACTATTGTTAACTTAATAAAATATAAAATAATGAAAACTAAAGTCTTAAGAAACCTATTTGTAATTGTAATAAGTCTGTTTTATACTTTTTCATTCTCACAGGAAAATTTTACAAAGAATTATGAAAAATCGTATAACTTAAATAAAAACTCTTTTTTCAAAATATCAAACAAATACGGTAAGGTACATATTGAAAATACTAATACAAATAAATTAGAAATATTAGTAACGATAAGTGTTGAAACGAAAAATAAAGATAAAGCTGATAAAGTATTTGATAAAATTAAGATAAATTTTAATCAATCAGGTGATGTTATTACAGCTGAAACTGAAATTGAAAAAGACATCAAAATAAGAAAATTCAGTATAGATTATAACATAAAAATGCCTGAAGATTTAAAAATTGATTTGACAAATAAATACGGAGACATATTTATAAACAAACTAAAGTCTAAATCTACAATAACTTGTAAATACGGAAATTTAAAGATCAACGAACTTTTAACTTCCGAGCTTGCAAATCTCGCAACTGTGAACATCAAATACTCAAGCGGTGATATCAATAAATGCGATTATCTCAATTTAAACGTAAAATATTCTGAAATGGAAATCGGTGAAAGCAGAGCCGTATATGTAAACAGCGGATATTCTAAACTTGAATTTGATAAAGCTTATATTTTGAAAGTAGTATCCAAATATGATCCGACTTTTGAAATTGGTGAAGTAACA
This genomic interval from Bacteroidales bacterium contains the following:
- a CDS encoding DUF4097 family beta strand repeat-containing protein, producing MKTKVLRNLFVIVISLFYTFSFSQENFTKNYEKSYNLNKNSFFKISNKYGKVHIENTNTNKLEILVTISVETKNKDKADKVFDKIKINFNQSGDVITAETEIEKDIKIRKFSIDYNIKMPEDLKIDLTNKYGDIFINKLKSKSTITCKYGNLKINELLTSELANLATVNIKYSSGDINKCDYLNLNVKYSEMEIGESRAVYVNSGYSKLEFDKAYILKVVSKYDPTFEIGEVTKIELEGKYSDYEIGEIYNALKADISYSNFELDHLNKSFENVDIASKYGNVEINVDEEASYKFSGEVEYGSISSRVKNEKSDEGIRNVSNGFVGNDKKSKSKITIVSKYGNIEVE